The Ketobacter alkanivorans genome includes the window GCACAGGGTGGGACATAGGGCCGGAGTCTTCGGCGAACTGCACGGTCTTCAGCATGTTGACATCATCGATCCGGTTAACCGTTTCTGACCCCATATCAGCCGAGAACTGTTGATCACGAAATACCGTGAAACCCTCTTTAAGACTGAGTTGAAACCAATCGCGACAGGTAACCCGGTTGCCAGACCAATTGTGGAAATACTCGTGGGCGATCACACTTTCCACCCGCTGAAAACCCATATCCGTAGTGGTTTTAGCATTGGCAAGCACGCATGATGTGTTGAAGATATTGAGGCCTTTGTTTTCCATCGCCCCCATATTGAAGTGAGATACGGCAACGATCATGTATATATCCAGATCGTACTCACGACCATAGACTTCCTCATCCCAGGCCATGGAGCGCTTGAGAGAATCCATGGCATGCTCGCATTTGTCGAGATCGTGAGGCTCCACATACAGCTGCAACAATACATCTCGCCCACTACTGGTGGTGAAGTGATCTTCCACGACGGACAAATCCCCTGCGACAAGAGCAAACAGATAGCAGGGCTTTTTGAACGGATCCTCCCAGATAACGTAATGACGTCCATCGTCGAGGTCGCCCCGCTCCACAGGGTTACCGTTGGACAGCAGCACTGGGTAGGCTTGCTTGGGAGCCTCTACCCGCGTGGTAAAACGCGACATAACATCAGGCCGATCCAGATAATAGGTTATCTTGCGAAAGCCTTCTGCTTCACATTGAGTACAATACATGCCCTTGGAAACGTACAACCCTTCCAGAGAAGTGTTCTGTTTAGGATGAATACGGGTCATGATCAGCAACGTGAACTGATCGGGTACATCTTTGATGGTGAGTACTTCACCATCTATGCGGAAATGATCCAGCGCCAAGGTTGCTCCATCCTGCTCAATGCCCAGCAACTCAAGCTCTACACCTACCAGCTCCAGTGGCTGCCCACTGGCAGTGGGCACATCAGGGTTAGCGCGTACCGCCAAATGTGAAATCACATCGGTGTAATGCTCATATATACGCACATCCAAATGTACTGTATCGATCAGATAGTTGGGGGCTTGGTATTCTGACAGTCGGATGGTTTTTGGCGTGTTGTTTTCTTTCATGCTGACTGACCCTGAACTGAGAAGCAACGCAGGAGCAAACTCCGTATTGCTTGTGAAATGAAGTTTTGTTCTGCAGTATGTATGAGCAAGATGAATTTCACAACTTAACGACGATTTAACGAGGAAAGCTATGGCGTTGCCGGCCCCTTTGACCGCTCTGATTCAGTCAGAGCAACTTAGCAATGTACTCTGTGTGGACGTCGCGCCGGGAACAACCGAAGGCAAGCCATCATGCTCACTCCATCATGTCACCGCAGATCAACTGATGGAGCCCACGTTTCAGGATCGATTTGATCTGGTATGGCTGTCTGAGGCAACGCTTAAACAGGGTCAGCAATGTCAGAATGGACTGATTGCGAAGTGCCGCGATCAACTTGCCGCAAGAGTATTACTGGAGTTGGGAAACGAAGATAGAAGTGGCTTGAGCGATACAGAATGCCTGGCTCTGGGTTTTGTGCGTTGCGCGACCACTGACCGACACAACTACTACCTGTTTAACCTGAGGACCTATAAGCCTGTGCCGGACTGGCTCAATCCACGATTCTGGGCCAATCCGCAAAACTGGGACAAGTTCCGCTGGTGAAAGACTGCTCTACTGCAGGAATTTAACCGGCTGGTGCTCGTGGGTGTTATCGTCACACATTTCACCCTCGTCCTTGCTGCCACGATCAATAAAACCGACACGCTGATCCTCACTTAAATTCTTTTCACCGTAAGCAATGATGGCCTGCATCACGTGCTCCTTCTGCTCCTGAGTAAGGCGGTTACCATCGGCCCACTTACCCAGCTCAAGCGCACGCACCAAGGCATCATATGTTTCGGGGGTGATCGAGTTAATCAGTGTTTCAAAGTCCATAACTGCAACGAATCAGGTAGCTAAACGGAGCGCCATTATATCACAGCAAACAGGAATATTTAGCTCTGCAGCGCTACTTCCACAGGCACTGTAGCACCAACTGCAACCCCTTGATATTCAACAGGCAAATTGTGGCCTAACACGTCCAGCTGAGCCTCGGTTTCGATAGTCTTTACAATAACCCTGACGCCAAGACCTGCGGCAAACCGGGCGATGCCATCAATAAATGCCGTCTCTCGCTGCTCCCAGGCCAGGCGTTCTGTAAAGGCGGCAGACAGCTTGATCGTATCAACCGGTAGCCGCTGCAGATACATCAGGGAGTAACGACTCAAACCATAGTCATCAATACAGATTCTGACGCCCTTGTCTTTCATGCGTTTGATGAGCACTAACGCTTGATCAAAATCGTGGGTAATGGTGGCTTCTCTGATTTCAAACTCCAAACAGCGCAGCAACTTACTGTCTTCGTCCGACAACTCACACAATGCTGTCATCAATGCCGGTGAGAAGAATTGGCCAGAACTGAGGTTAATGGATACCACCAGCTCTTTACCGTGCTTCTCCTGCAGGGTTCGCAGAGCGCGAAAAGCATTGGCCAACATTAAATCAGTCATGATATCCAGCAACCCGGCTTTTTCGCACATCGACACGAATTCGGCCGGAGCCACCATGCCAATTTCCGGATCCATCCAACGGGCCAGCGCTTCATACCCGGTAACGGTTTTGCGATCTGACGAAAACACCGGCTGAACGAACACATCCAGCGCATTGGTTTCGAATGCTTCGCTAAGGCGTGACACCACATCCAGAGAGGACTTTAACTCACCCTCTTCGGTCATCACAGAATCGAACTCAGCCGACACCTGAAGATCTACTTTCTGCAGCAACTCGGTGGTGATGAGGTTAGTCTTTGCCATCAGGTTATAGCAATATTCCAACGAACTGAGAATGGCATTGACCTGCACAGCCATGTCCGCAATTTCATCTTTACCTTTGTAGGCCAATCGTTGTTTGAAATTACCGGACTTCATGATCTGGCGTGATTGCACCAGCATTTCATTCAGCCGCTTCCAAATGGGACGATAATAAAGCGTCCACACCAACACACCGGATACAGCCGCGCTGATCAAGGTAGACAACCACCATAAATAAGCCCCCCCTCCCGCAGAGTGCAGCGGACTGACAGCAACGTAGACTGGCTTACCTATCATAGAAGGTAACATTATGATGGCAGAACCATCATTGCCGATGGTATCGCTGATGTTTCCTGCACTCAGGTTCAGTTGATAATCCAGGGTTTCAGATATTCCCAACAACCAGTCGCCGACAAAGCTTGCTGAAATCGATCGCACGTCTCCCTGCTCTTCAACAACCATCAGCATTACTTTATCGCGCCAATAGGTGACGCCTTCGTTTGTCTGTCGTGGCACTTTAAGAAAGTTGATCAGATTCGCTA containing:
- a CDS encoding DUF6231 family protein, with product MALPAPLTALIQSEQLSNVLCVDVAPGTTEGKPSCSLHHVTADQLMEPTFQDRFDLVWLSEATLKQGQQCQNGLIAKCRDQLAARVLLELGNEDRSGLSDTECLALGFVRCATTDRHNYYLFNLRTYKPVPDWLNPRFWANPQNWDKFRW
- a CDS encoding YeaC family protein codes for the protein MDFETLINSITPETYDALVRALELGKWADGNRLTQEQKEHVMQAIIAYGEKNLSEDQRVGFIDRGSKDEGEMCDDNTHEHQPVKFLQ
- a CDS encoding EAL domain-containing protein, which translates into the protein MQLKGKTSALILWVLMTLASVFISAWVHRLVTHTPSNQEAELIKRNFDVIVTGLQGQLSWLARNPQLKLEELPTGVDVRLVFDRQDVLEYQTSLSDNETSESLLANLINFLKVPRQTNEGVTYWRDKVMLMVVEEQGDVRSISASFVGDWLLGISETLDYQLNLSAGNISDTIGNDGSAIIMLPSMIGKPVYVAVSPLHSAGGGAYLWWLSTLISAAVSGVLVWTLYYRPIWKRLNEMLVQSRQIMKSGNFKQRLAYKGKDEIADMAVQVNAILSSLEYCYNLMAKTNLITTELLQKVDLQVSAEFDSVMTEEGELKSSLDVVSRLSEAFETNALDVFVQPVFSSDRKTVTGYEALARWMDPEIGMVAPAEFVSMCEKAGLLDIMTDLMLANAFRALRTLQEKHGKELVVSINLSSGQFFSPALMTALCELSDEDSKLLRCLEFEIREATITHDFDQALVLIKRMKDKGVRICIDDYGLSRYSLMYLQRLPVDTIKLSAAFTERLAWEQRETAFIDGIARFAAGLGVRVIVKTIETEAQLDVLGHNLPVEYQGVAVGATVPVEVALQS